One region of Mycobacterium riyadhense genomic DNA includes:
- a CDS encoding helix-turn-helix domain-containing protein, with protein sequence MRKSKKTREQLLNELRNAYEGGASIRNLAATTGRSYGSVHSMLRESGTTMRSRGGPNHRARSR encoded by the coding sequence ATGCGGAAGTCAAAGAAGACCCGCGAGCAGTTATTGAACGAGTTGCGCAACGCCTACGAGGGTGGGGCCAGCATCCGCAATCTGGCTGCCACCACCGGCCGGTCCTACGGATCCGTCCACAGCATGCTGCGGGAGTCCGGTACCACCATGCGTAGCCGGGGCGGCCCCAATCACCGCGCCCGGTCGCGATAG